TTCGAGTACTCGCAGACAACTTTTAAGGTTAGAAAATCATGAATTAAAAGATGTAGGTATTTCCCCTAATGAAGCATTAGCCGAGTGCAATAAGCCTTTTTGGGAGAAATAATTCCCCCTGCGAGTTATACACTTTATTGCAAATAAGTTTTTAACCAGTAAAGGAAGGGAAGTAGATGGTTTTTTTTGTTAGCTGGTTAGCAGTAATGTTTCCTTTAGCATTTAGTCCTGGCCCTGCTAATGTTGTTTTTGCAGCAAATGGCGCTAATGTTGGAGTTAGAAAGTCATTACCATTATTGTTAGGCGTAGACTTTATTTTTTTAATAAAATCTATTTTAGTTGGTGTAGGCTTTGGCTCTACTCTAGCACTATATCCACAGAGTTTATTGTATTTGCAGGTTATTGGCTCACTCTATATTTTTTGGTTAGCAATCAAATTTATCAAGCCTGTAAACAAATCTTCCTCAACACTAAATAGTAATTTGGGCTTTAAAGATGGTGTGATATTACAGCTAGTTAACTCTAAAGGGTGGCTATTGGTTGCGTTGATGTTTACCTTGTTCACCGACCAGTCAGCTAAAGAGTATGGTGAATATGGTATAGCTATCCTAATAGTCATGTTGGCCCTGTTAAACATTACATCACATTTTATCTGGATATGGATGGGCTCACTTATTATCAAACTAATCAAAAATACCTATTGGGCAAAATATTTAAATGCTGGTTTTGCATTAAGCTTAGTGCTAGTTGGTTTATGGCTTTTGTTTGATGTCTTTTTGAATCGATAGTTATATTCAACGCGAATAGTTTTTAGGCTGTCACTGAACACTATGGATTAATTGAATGATAGCCAGTTCTACTGATCATAATAATTAATGTGACATATTCCCATATTTTGGTGGTATCCTTGAGCAAATCCTACAGGTACCACCTTCTTTTCTTGAATACAGCCACCTTGAAGATTAGTATGCAAACGTAAGCTGTCAACCATCAGTAGAAATTAATGACTCAAGGAATGACGTAGTGCTGTTCAATTCTTTTGAATTCCTCTTTCTGTTTTTGCCTATTACAGTATTCAGTTATTTTTTTATTGTGAGGAAGTTCTCTCTTGAATGTGGTTTAGCTCTACTTGTATTTGCATCTTTATTTTTTTATGGCTTTTGGAATCCTTCATATCTACCATTAATGCTATTTTCGATAGGGTTTAATTTTTTTGTTGGTAAAAAAATAAGTGGATCTTGTAGTAATAAATCATCAATAAAAAAGCCTAAAGGCATGTTAATATTTGGTATTACCATGAACCTGGGTTTATTAGCCTATTTTAAATATGCTAACTTTTTTGTTGAAAATATAAACCTAGTATTGGCCACTCAGTTGAGTATAGCCAATATAGTTTTACCCCTAGCGATTTCTTTTTTTACATTTCAGCAAATTGCATATTTGGTTGATGCTTGGAAAGGAGAAACTAAGGAATATAGTTTTTTACACTATTGTTTGTTTGTTTGCTTTTTTCCACAGCTAATTGCTGGGCCTATTGTCCATCATAAAGAAATGTTGCCACAAATTTTGCGCCCCACAAACTTAAGGCCACAAGCAACAAACTTTGTCATTGGTATTACTATATTTGCTATTGGCTTTTTCAAAAAAACAGTAATAGCTGACAATTTAGCACTTTATGTCAGCCCAGTATTTGATAATACAAATTTAACAGCAAGCATTGATTTTTTTACTGCCTGGGGCAGTGCTTTAGCCTATACATTACAACTATACTTTGATTTTTCAGGTTATTCCGAAATGGCTATTGGGTGTGCTAGGCTATTTGGAGTAAAGCTACCCATCAACTTCTTTTCCCCATATAAGTCAACTAGTATAGTTGAGTTTTGGCGGCGTTGGCATATTACCTTATCTCGATTTCTAAGAGACTATCTTTACATTGCATTGGGGGGTAACCGCCATGGCAAAGTCAGGCGTTATACTAACCTATTACTAACTATGGTACTCGGAGGGCTTTGGCATGGCGCTGGTTGGACATTTGTTATTTGGGGGTGTTTGCATGGCTTCTATTTGGTAGTCAACCATGCCTGGGTTCATCTATTAAAAACATTTAATCTTTCAATAGAAAAGTACAAGCTTTATCAGCTGTTTAGTTGGGCTCTTACACTATTAGCGGTGGTTGTTGGCTGGGTTTACTTTCGTGCACCTAATCTTGAGCAAGCCAATACCATCCTTCTAGCAATGGCTGGAGAATATGGTGCAAACCTGCCTTCAGGTATTTATGCCCAGTTGGGTGGAATGTCTAATTGGTTAGCTGATATGGGGGTTGGAATATCCCAGGGGGGGGGCAAACAACTCGTCTTAAATGCTCTGTGGGTTGTAGTGGCAGCAGCGATTGCGTTGAAAGCTCCAAATGTAGTGGAAATATTTGCATCAAAAGAAAAAGTATCTTGTGATTCAAAAATTCAGTTTCAGCTTTCTTCATTGCATTGGCTTCAATGGGATTACAATAATAGATGGGTAGCTAAAACAGCATTGATGCTGGTTTTTGGTATTCTAACTCTTACTCAGGTTTCTGAATTTTTGTATTTCCAGTTTTAACAGGAAGCAATCAACATGAATGCAAAACAATATTTAAGTAGACTGCTCTGGTCTGGTGGCTGTTTAGCATTAGTGATTGCCATGTTTAACTGGTTTATTGATCCATACCTTATGTTTAGCTCACCCAGAATATCAGGCTTTAATTATTATAAGGCAGATATTAATAATTATGTACGTATTACAAAAGCTTATCAGCCTGTAAGAATGTCAATGGATACGTTAATTGTTGGAAACTCTAGGGTTGAGATGGGCTTTGATCCTAATCACCAGTGCTTTAATAAACATTCAGTTTATAATTTGGCTATTCCAGGTGCTGGTATAAAAATGCAATTGCATTATGCACTGAATCAGATTTATCAAAAAAATATTAAGAAAATATATATAGGTGTCGATTTTACAGATTTCTTAATTGATCAAAAAGATTATGAAAATCAACAAAAAAATATCAATTTGAATATTATAAAAAGGATGAAATATAATGAAAATGGCAAAAAAAATGAAAAGTATCAATGGCAATATTTTATAGATAGTTATCAATCTTTATTAACTTTGAATGCATTGAATAGTAGTTTTAAAACCATTTTGCAACAAAATTCCAATGCCAGTAATCGTAAAGATAATGGCTTTAACCCAGCACAAGACTACTTAACTGTTATCAATGAAGAGGGAGCTATAGCACTATTCTCACAAAAATTACCAGAGCTGTCAGCTCGTCTCAGTCGTCCAAAATACTTGTTTGACTCAGCAGGAAATCGGTCAACTGATTTTGATGAATTA
This genomic interval from Spartinivicinus ruber contains the following:
- a CDS encoding DUF1127 domain-containing protein — protein: MAVYEFFYHLSKYLSCWHQRSSTRRQLLRLENHELKDVGISPNEALAECNKPFWEK
- a CDS encoding LysE family translocator, giving the protein MVFFVSWLAVMFPLAFSPGPANVVFAANGANVGVRKSLPLLLGVDFIFLIKSILVGVGFGSTLALYPQSLLYLQVIGSLYIFWLAIKFIKPVNKSSSTLNSNLGFKDGVILQLVNSKGWLLVALMFTLFTDQSAKEYGEYGIAILIVMLALLNITSHFIWIWMGSLIIKLIKNTYWAKYLNAGFALSLVLVGLWLLFDVFLNR
- a CDS encoding MBOAT family O-acyltransferase, producing MLIFGITMNLGLLAYFKYANFFVENINLVLATQLSIANIVLPLAISFFTFQQIAYLVDAWKGETKEYSFLHYCLFVCFFPQLIAGPIVHHKEMLPQILRPTNLRPQATNFVIGITIFAIGFFKKTVIADNLALYVSPVFDNTNLTASIDFFTAWGSALAYTLQLYFDFSGYSEMAIGCARLFGVKLPINFFSPYKSTSIVEFWRRWHITLSRFLRDYLYIALGGNRHGKVRRYTNLLLTMVLGGLWHGAGWTFVIWGCLHGFYLVVNHAWVHLLKTFNLSIEKYKLYQLFSWALTLLAVVVGWVYFRAPNLEQANTILLAMAGEYGANLPSGIYAQLGGMSNWLADMGVGISQGGGKQLVLNALWVVVAAAIALKAPNVVEIFASKEKVSCDSKIQFQLSSLHWLQWDYNNRWVAKTALMLVFGILTLTQVSEFLYFQF